The genomic stretch GTCCGAGCTGGACCAGACCATCTTTTACAATCTGATCGTAGAAAAGCAACCTACGGATGATAGGCAACGTGTGCTTCAAATGAATACCAGCATCAGCTCTATTACCAAAGAATCCCTGCATTACTTTTTTGATGAATATGAAAATGCCGACCACACCTCTATAGCAGCCTATGGCATAAGCAAAGCTTTTGATAACGTTTTCAGTATTTACAGACCCATTACCCCTGCTGAGTACAAGTCGGATATTTTGACATCCGAAGAACCCGTGTTCAATTATTTGGAAAACAGATATCAGACCATAGAAAACCTGTTCGGGTTTGAAAAGCCTGTGGAACTCAACGATATTATGGCCATTTATGCCGCCTGCCTGAAAAAACAAGACTACGAATCGTTAAAGCCATTGGCCGAACTCTGCAAAAAACAATTCCCGGAAACCATGATGGGCTTTTATTTTGAAGCAGAACACTATGAGTTTATCGGAGAGCCCAAAAAAGCGTTCAAAACCTTCGAAAAAGCCTTCCAAATGGAAGAAATCGACTTTCTGACCAAGGACATGGCCCTCGAAAAAATCGATGCACTAAAAGCAGACTTCGGGTACTAGCTGGATGGATTCCCAGATTATTGGATTGTTAGATGATTTTCCTCTAAAATTCCAACTATCTAACCATCCAAATATCCAATCCAACGTCTAATTCCATATCTTTAGGCCCCTCATTTATTTTGAATGGCCAAGACCAAAACAGCATTTTTTTGTCAAAACTGTGGAACCCAATTTCCAAAATGGGTCGGGCAATGTTCCTCTTGCAAGGAATGGAACACAATTGTGGAAGAAGTGGTCCAAAAAGAGGACAAGAAAAATTGGAAAACCGATAAGGTTGCCAAACAGGCCAACAAACCCCTACGTGTTTCCGAAATTACCCAAGAAAAAGAACTCCGATTGGACACCAAGGACCAAGAGTTCAACCGCGTATTGGGCGGCGGACTGGTACCGGGCTCACTGACCTTGCTGGGCGGGGAACCGGGCATCGGAAAAAGTACGCTGTTGCTTCAGATTGCCTTGAAGCTACCCTATAAAATCCTATATGTTTCAGGCGAGGAAAGTCAAAGGCAGATAAAAATGCGTGCCGACCGTATTCAGCCCAACAGTGAAAATTGCTACATCCTTACCGAGACCAAAACACAGAATATTTTTCAGCAGATTTCAACCATTGAACCCGATTTGGTCGTCATCGATTCCATTCAAACATTGCACACCGATTATATCGAATCCGCTGCGGGGAGCATTTCACAAATCCGAGAAAGCACTGCCGAGCTCATCAAATTCGCAAAGGAAAGCCACACCCCCGTTATTTTGGTGGGTCACATTACCAAAGATGGCACCATAGCAGGCCCCAAGATTCTGGAACATATGGTGGATACCGTCCTTCAATTTGAAGGCGACAGAAACTATGTGTACCGTATTCTTCGTTCGCTCAAAAACCGATTCGGCTCCACTGCCGAACTGGGCATTTACGAAATGCAGGGAAGTGGATTGCGCGAAGTGAACAACCCTTCAGAAGTGTTGATCTCCAAAAATGACGAAGACCTCAGCGGTACCGCGATTGCAGCCACCGTGGAGGGTATGCGGCCCTTGCTCATTGAAATTCAAGCTTTGGTAAGCACCGCCGTGTATGGAACACCGCAACGTTCTGCCACAGGATTCAATGCCAAAAGATTGAATATGCTCTTGGCCGTTTTGGAAAAACGTGCAGGTTTTAAATTGGGTGCAAAGGATGTTTTCTTGAACATCACTGGAGGAATCTCCGTGGATGATCCCGCCATCGATTTGGCCGTTATGGCCGCCATCCTATCCAGCAATTCGGACATCGCCATTGAAAAAGGTATCTGTTTTGCCGCAGAGGTAGGGCTTGCAGGGGAAATCAGGCCCGTGCAACGCGTGGAACAACGCATCCTTGAAGCCGAAAAATTGGGCTTCTCCAAAATATTTGTCTCCAAAAACAATAAGATTGCATTAAAGCAATCGGGCATACAGATTCAAAAAGTATCCAAGATTGAGGATGTCGTCGCACACCTATTTGGGTAAAATTACGTTTTGATGGTTTCTTTCTATATTTAGGAAACTTTCAAACTGCACATGAACAAAATTTTACCCCTGCTCGTTTTAGCCTTGATTTTTTCTTGCTCCGAACCAAAAATAAATACGGCCGACAAAGCTTATTTCACTACTTGGGAACATTATTTGGGCGACCCCGAACGAACACATTTCTCCAATCTTGATCAAATCGACACCACCAATGTTTCCCAATTGAAACTCGCTTGGAGCTATAAGAGTGGGGGTCTGCAAGAAGGAAGAACCACACAGATTCAG from Flagellimonas oceani encodes the following:
- a CDS encoding alpha/beta hydrolase, encoding MKKCLFLLIGFTCLNLSAQVKKEIFESFKLQERRDVSYYFPEDYSDEKTYPLIVVLDAEYLFDLVVANVKFQSRFDRMPEAIVVGVHQLQNDLRWEDCAYEEVSGLPTEKGKMFYEFLGTELIPYLATTYNIAPFKMFVGYDITANFGNYFLFKDQSFFNSYISISPVLATEMESRVPARLSELDQTIFYNLIVEKQPTDDRQRVLQMNTSISSITKESLHYFFDEYENADHTSIAAYGISKAFDNVFSIYRPITPAEYKSDILTSEEPVFNYLENRYQTIENLFGFEKPVELNDIMAIYAACLKKQDYESLKPLAELCKKQFPETMMGFYFEAEHYEFIGEPKKAFKTFEKAFQMEEIDFLTKDMALEKIDALKADFGY
- the radA gene encoding DNA repair protein RadA; this translates as MAKTKTAFFCQNCGTQFPKWVGQCSSCKEWNTIVEEVVQKEDKKNWKTDKVAKQANKPLRVSEITQEKELRLDTKDQEFNRVLGGGLVPGSLTLLGGEPGIGKSTLLLQIALKLPYKILYVSGEESQRQIKMRADRIQPNSENCYILTETKTQNIFQQISTIEPDLVVIDSIQTLHTDYIESAAGSISQIRESTAELIKFAKESHTPVILVGHITKDGTIAGPKILEHMVDTVLQFEGDRNYVYRILRSLKNRFGSTAELGIYEMQGSGLREVNNPSEVLISKNDEDLSGTAIAATVEGMRPLLIEIQALVSTAVYGTPQRSATGFNAKRLNMLLAVLEKRAGFKLGAKDVFLNITGGISVDDPAIDLAVMAAILSSNSDIAIEKGICFAAEVGLAGEIRPVQRVEQRILEAEKLGFSKIFVSKNNKIALKQSGIQIQKVSKIEDVVAHLFG